The region TCGAGCATCGGCATCTGCTTCAGGTGCGGGGCCACGTGCTCCTGGATGCGCTTCGAGGCCGCCATCGCCTCATCGTATTTCCCCATGATCGCGCTGGAGACGGCGATGAAGTGCAGGTTATGGGTGTAGTACATCATCGGGTAGATGCCCTGCTCGTGGGATTGCCGGAAGAAGGCCTCATCGGCCGCGGCGGCCTTCTTGTTGGTCTCGACGGAAGCGTCGTGGAAGCCGGTCCGGATGTAGATATGAGCCGGCATGTGCACCAGGTGTCCGGCGCCGGGCGCCAGTCCGGCCAGGCGGTCGGCGCTGGCCAGGGCACGCTCCGGACGGTTCGACGCTTCCACCGCGTGGATGTAGAAATGATTGGCGCCGATGTGTTCTGGGTCGCGGCGCAGCACCGATTCCAGCGTCGCCACGCATTCCTCAGTGCCTGGGGCAGGGGTGCCGTCGGCATTCCACAGCTTCCAGGGACGCAGGTCCATCAGGCTCTCGGCGAAGAGCGTGGCGGCATCGAGGTCGTCGGGGTACTTCCGGCTGACTTCGCGCATGGCATCGCTGTAATCCACCGCCAGCTTCTGGAAGTCGGCCTTGGGGTCGTTGCTATAGCGCTGCACCAGCGCCTCGATGTAGGCGCGCTCGATGGCGGGCCCGACCTTGGAGAGCTCCAGCGCTTTCTGGATGGCGTGGTACGCCTGCAGTTCGCGTTGCTCGTCCACCGGCAGGTTGTAATTCGGGCCCACGGCGTAGGCGATGCCCCACTGCGCCATGGCCATCTTGGGGTCGAGTTCGGCGGCGCGCTGGAATGACTTCAGCGCCTCATCATGATTGAAGCCCCACAGGAAGTTCATCCCCTGGTCGAAGAACGCCTGCGCCTGCGGGCTGGCGGTCTTCACCGGGTGATGGGCGTTCCCCATCCCCTTGTACAGGCCGACCGGCTGGCCCGCATCACTCTGTTGATGTTGCGCGCACGCTGGCGAGCTG is a window of Terriglobales bacterium DNA encoding:
- a CDS encoding tetratricopeptide repeat protein → MGNAHHPVKTASPQAQAFFDQGMNFLWGFNHDEALKSFQRAAELDPKMAMAQWGIAYAVGPNYNLPVDEQRELQAYHAIQKALELSKVGPAIERAYIEALVQRYSNDPKADFQKLAVDYSDAMREVSRKYPDDLDAATLFAESLMDLRPWKLWNADGTPAPGTEECVATLESVLRRDPEHIGANHFYIHAVEASNRPERALASADRLAGLAPGAGHLVHMPAHIYIRTGFHDASVETNKKAAAADEAFFRQSHEQGIYPMMYYTHNLHFIAVSSAIMGKYDEAMAASKRIQEHVAPHLKQMPML